CCActgctccccccaaaaaaagactGATAGAGAATGTCAAAAGATTATTCAGAAACGGTTGGAgtagtgtgttcgtgtgttccaATGTGAcagagagaagtgggagagaaaacgcacacaacacacacaaagaaaggcgTACACACTGATGTTAcaaagggaagtggagaaggtaCATGTGAATACATACACAAAGAAAGTCGTGTGTTCGTGTGCCCCGGTTACAAAGTGAAGTGAGGAAGGTATTCACGATCTCCCACACAAAGGAAGATGTTTATGTGCGCCAATGTTACAGGAGGACGTGGGGAAGAGGAAACACATGATAACCCACATAAAAagtcgtgtgttcgtgtgttagtaggggaaggaagggcaaagttACACACGATTTCCCACACAAAGGAGGATGTTTATGTTCGCCAATGTTACAGGAGGACGTGGGGAAAAGGAAACACATGATAACCCACACAAATaagtcgtgtgtttgtgtgttagtaggggaaggaagggcaaagttACACACGATTTCCCACACAAAGGAGGATGTTTATGTTCGCCAATGTTACAGGAGGACGTGGCGAAAAGGAAACACATGATAACCCACACaaagtgtgtgtgttgtagtaggaaggaagggcaggttaCACACACGATTTCCACAAGGAGGATGTTTATGTGCGCCAATGTTACAGGAGGGAAACACATGATAACCCACACAAAAAagttgtgtgttcgtgtgttagtaggggaaggaagggcaaagttACACACGATTTCCCACACAAAGGAGGATATTCGAGTCACCAATGTTAGGGAAGGAATCGGGAAAAGGACACATGAttacccacacacaaaaaaaaatcgtgtGTTCATGTACGTATACCAGtgttagggaaagggaaggggaaggaaaaacatgAATACACACACTCAAGGGGAAAGGCGgatgaggaagtgagggaaaggaaatctgattacacacacactaagaaagtCAAGTCATCATGTATCCCAGCGTTAGTTCAGTCCATACACCCCGCTGAGTAGGGCGAGTGTTGGGTGTTCAGACCTGATGGCTATTGATTGCCGACCCGTAACTGAAGTGATTTGCCTTCGACCACCGTGACGAACAATGGAAGCCTGATGCAGTGTGGCCAAGAAagggtaagggaagaaaaaagaaaggagcgtatgtaccctttttttttttttacgacgaACCAAATATTGCGTTGCATTTTTACGTAGAATGCCCCTCCTTATGATTGTTGTAGTAGAAGCAACAatagtatcaacaacaacaacaagagcaccATTGCCAACTTCACCAACACCAATAACAAacacaaggacaacaacaacccCTGTCACAAATAAATCAACAACAGCAGtcatatcaacaacaacaacaacaacaacaaccatcaccaccgccaccaccaagaacaataacaataacaacaaagcaTAATAACACCAGCGATAAGAACATCAAATAACAAGCACAGCAACAAAATACAGCAACAAAAGCAACAATACATAGCCCTTGAGaaacgccaccaccatcatcaccacgaccaccaccaacaacgactacaacaacaacagcaacgtcatcaccacctccatcaacaaCATATCAAGAGCATCACGTACTTGTAGTCCCGCCCTCGCACGTAGCCGTGGATCCGCTTCACCCTCAGGCCCGCCACGTGACACAGCGCCATCAGCAGAGTCACGTAGTCGCGACTCACGCCCGCGCGAGAGCCCAGCACCTCCTCCGCCGTCTGGTTCTTCTCCGTGTACTTCCAGTCGTACCTGCGGGAGGAGAGTCGGTCAGGGAACATCGTGTTAAGGGAGGTGGATGTGACGCACCACCGGTAACACGAACATAAAGGATTCCGTTTTTTGTTCGAAAGGTGTTTTTTTTAAAGATGCTTGGCCATAGATATTAATTTTGTCGGCACTTTGGGTTAGCATTATGACAAAGAAAAGTATGTTAATGTTACGATTTCGCACTATCATCTTTCATTTAGCGTTATATTCTTATATTTTCAGTGCTTTTTTGATTACTtattcactaactttttttttatattcttgtttGAGGTAATCCACAAACATGCATACGCCATAATCATATCATATACGTTATATTCCCCACTATTATACTCCCTAACGGATGTCCACAGCTCCCTGCTGGTCCCACTGATGCACCTGTTGATGTAGCGTCAACAGGTGCGGTGCCTTAGAAACATTCAATAAGCTCTGTAACCTTCGCTAAATACTGTTTGTACGACGAGACAGGACCATAAACATTCAGTGGTTCAAGGGCTTGTCCCGCCCCCGcaaccttgaacacacacacacacacacgtgtctaAATGCATATCCACGTGTAGTAGTGAGTGTTTGATATCCCTGGAAACGCCTTCGACTAACCAAGGTCGCACATGTACAGAGAAACAGAATTAGCTCCACCTCGTGCCTGACTTATCCTCGCCTAACGTatggcttatatatatatatatgatacgtGACTCATTCTTCCTCACCTAAAATAGCCAGCATGGTAACATCGCTCGCACAGAAAGAAGTGTGATGTTAAAGTTAGTAGACACCCATGAGTGGTCCTGTCCGAGGATGGTCCGACCCCCTATCCCCCTTTAGAGCTGACCCTTCCTTTGGTGCAGGCTTATCCTCCCTCCTTAAGGACTGCTAAGGTGTAAAAAAGACTCcccttcctccgttccctcccttctccgCCTGCTCCTTCCACCTGATGATTACTTCTTTCACCTTGACATtcaccttatttccttcctctcgtcatcCTATTCAACAGCTTCACACTCACCGTACGTTCTCTGTCACCCAGCGAAACAAGGCTCGCAGTCGGTGAAGGTCGCTCGCCGCCTTGCTGCACAGGTGATGCACCAGCTGGGTCACGTCGGTTGTTACCTGCGACATTAAGGCTCATGATTAATGCCCAGGTGTATGCTGTACTTATTTTCTATGTATCACCTTTGACCACGCACACGTTATCTAGGATTCTAGGTCATACCATTCTTGTATTTTTTCATGATTTCACCTGAGAGAGTGAAAgaggcaagcattgcatacttaTCACGTTCACAAGAGAGTGCAAGTTTATGAAGTTGTCCATACAAGTCAGATTATCACCTCGCTTCGCCCGCCTTGGCTCCGAGCGGCCGCCGTGCACCTACCTCGTCAGGGGTCGTGAGGACGTGCACGTCGATGTCCGTAAAGTCTTCCCCCTCCAGCAGCAGCGCCTTGGTGGAATTCGGTGGCCGCGCGGCGAACTGCGGCGCCTCGTCGGTCAGGATATCGTTATCGGTCTGCACGCTGGCGTCCACCTGCACGGCACGCGTGGGCGAAAGCATAGAGTTGGGAGCGTTTGTTTCAGTTACTTTTTATAAACCTAAAAGTGTCAACACGTTCAGCTACAATGAAAACAGCTTCTCAAAACGTAGCGAAGGAATTGTATATATAGTGTAGCGAGGCCAAAGTTACTTTATTATGTCTGAGTATGTAGACAGAAGTAACTTTTTTAAGCACGACTGCTCACCATGACCCTGCGCGTGCGTAGGAAGCGAGCGTGCGCCGGCGACTCGTAGAACCGCTTGGTGGCGTCGCAGATCCGCCGCAGGTGCTTCCAATGCTTGTCTGCAGGCCTCTGCGCGGCCTTGCCATCGAAAGGCCGACTCAGCGGATGCTCCGGCGAAGGCGGGGGACTGGTGGGCAGCAACGGGGTGATGGTGTCTCGGCGAATCTGCTGCGCCAGGGGCCGCGGCAGGGCAGACCCCAGGCCCGAGACAGAGGGCCCCGATGAGGCATCTGAGAGCAGcacttcctctcctatctcttcttctatatcttcttctatctcttcctcttcttcctcctcttcctcctcctcctcctccgcatcctcctcctcttcatgcacATGCTGCTGCTGCTCAGGCACGCTGTGCAGCACAAGAGAAATAAGATGCCTGTTTatctgacaaacacacacacaaaaaaaaaaaccttccccCATTTTCTCAAATTCATTACACtcgatcacgtgctggactcgtgatcaccGGCTATAGTACCCTCCCTGGTAGAACTTTAAGAGCTCGTTTAACTGAACTGTGGGTACAGGCGGGATTTTACACACCTCACACCCCCATCGACTCGTTCAAAGGCAGACAATAATCTCTCCTTATCAACGGAAGACTATTTTGGTCTGAGCCAGGCTCGAATTTCAGCCTGCCAGGCGTCAACCTGTCAGGATAAATCCCTAATCCATTGCACCAGGGGAGCGGGAGGTGTGTGGTGGGGAGTTGGACAAGGATTGAGTCCTGCCCGCAGTCAAGCGCTATTATTCTTGAGGGAAATTATATACTTCATATATATTTGTGCAGTTTCAGAGCGTACAGAGATCTTGCAAGCGTTCTGACCACACAGTCTATTTACACGTCCAAGAGCAATAGTAAGAGCAGCAACTTGCCAGCACGAGTATGACAGCCTTACCTAGTGGGGGAAGGGCAGCAACTCACCTGTCCTGGCGGGGCACGAGGTCGGGGAGCACCAGGTATTGAACCTCTGTCTGCGTTGagacggtggaggtggtgacCTCCGTCTGGGTCCCCTTGTCCACCAACTGAAAGAAGAACAGTTGAACACGTGATGGGGAGCTGCGACAGAACAACTTCTACAAACATAACAGTCGTAGTTCACAAACTTCGAAAGATACCTCGTGATTTGCCTCGCTCTGAAGTGTTTTGTGTccagtgccgtgtgtgtgtgtgtgtgtgtgtgtgtgtgtgtgtgtgtgtgtgtgtgtgtgtgtgtgtgtgtgtgtgtgtgtgtgtgtgtactggcgtGCTTGCCAGCATGCGTGCTTGAGTACGTGcatgatttcatgatttttttgatattttgaaaaaaattaagtTAATGATAGTTTAAAATAAATTATAGtttataataataactataatactaatactaactactaatactaataatgataatatttattattattattattattattattattattattattattattattattattattattattattattattattattattattattattattattattattattattattattattattattattattattattattattattattattattattattattataaaaaaaagcaacatGACCTACCTCACGTTTCCAGCGCCTCCCTGCGTGGCTCCTCAATGAAAATATAGATTTCCTCTTAAGTCTGTTTGCAAAGTTTGTGTTAAAAATAAATGAGTCCCGTATagattttcttactctttttgcgACGTAGAATTTCAAGCACAATATTTAGAGCACTAATatacttttcgttttttttccactttcgatttatttatctttttaagaGAGTGAAAACTCCTTCTTGAATACCACATAAGAATAGAACGCTACGACTTAGACGCTCAATCCTACAATAATCATCAACCTGTTTCGAGGTGAACAAGAAAGATCCGTAAAAAAAAAACCCCAGCTCAGTACAATAAAACAGACGAGTAGAAATCTATACCACCACTGAGGGACCACACCGAAAGAAGCAACATGAATATACGTGAGGCAAAATAgtctgcagttttttttttatgacacgTCCTGCGCATAACCGGCCATTAACGAGTCCGCACACACGCACGTCCTCCCGGGGCCTTCACCAACACCCTGATACTGCACACCTAGCCCCCTGCTTTACCATTTACACCACAATGCAGCAACTATTTTCTTTACTCACATAAGCCCAATATTCCCCCTTCTATGCTGTGCCATGTGTGGGGGGAtgtgggggaaggggctgtgttgTGGTACGATGTCATATTAAGATGGGGTGACTTGGGgtgaaggtgaggaggggagggaatgggtcaagatgggatgggaaggggtgaggatAGGTTGGCTGCATGTAGTGTGATGTGATTATAATGTGAtaggggtgagggtgaggaggggagggatagggTGAAGATGGAATGGGGTGCGGTAAGTAGGGTGGGCTGAAGTTGGTGTAGTCCGCTAGGTGTGATGAGAGAGAAGGCAAAGTGTGGGGGTGAGTGTGGGAAATAGCGTGACGGGGGTGGTGTTGGAATGGGTTGGGGGTCGTGAAGGGTAGATGTTTGCATGCATGGGAAGGGGAGCTTGAACCTGACCTTGACGGGAAAGCTGGTGGAAGGGCGAGGGGGCGCGGTAAGAAGGGGAAGGTACCGGTAGTCTGTCTGCACGAAGGCGTCCGTCCGATTCAATTCTGCGGAAGGTAGTGAAAAGGGGGACGAGTTAAGACGTGGAATATTTACGAAAACTCATCACATCATTTTACATCACATCACAGAACAGTACACCATACCACGCCACATCACATATCACATTGCATCCCACTTGTGCGCGCTAAACAACTCACCACACCACATCATTATTCCACGTCACACCACACGCCACCTCCCACCATGCaagccacacacaccacacactttgCACCCCACCATACAGCACCACAGTAACAACACAACCCAGAAACAACCACACCACACTCagccacacacaccccacacacacacaccccacacgcCACACAATACACTAACTACGCCACCACTCACGGAAGAATGTAGGGTTTTGCGGAAGGGTCTGCGTCTCCCGGTCCTCGAGGTTGCTCAAATCCAAATCCAGGTCCTCCTCCGCCACTGCCTCCGTCTGCACGCCCGCCTCCATCACCTGCACCCATGGCACCTGCAAGAAGAATAGTTTTTTGCGGTGGAGACAGGACAGGAGCGAACTCAAAGCAAACAAGAACGAACCAAAAACAAACAAGAGCGAAGCCAAAACAAACAAGAGCGAACCAAAAAGTAAACAAGAGCAAACCTAAAGGAAACGAACAAGAGCGAACCAAAAGCAAACAAAAGCAAACCAAAAGCAAACAAGAGCGAACGAAAACCAATGTAAAGACGACCCCACCACTGCTCTCACAGAAGACAGGAAAATGTCAATAGATAATGATCAAATATTGTTCCGTAAGAGTTATAGTTAAATTGCATTGAACCAGAGTTGGATCGTTTTAGGTCGGTTTTATAGATAAGTGCAGTCTCCTTCCAAGGCCTTCATTTTACAATATACAGGAAGAATGATCTATCGTTATGCACTTTAGTGGACTTAGAAGATTGAATGTTTGCATTGTTTTATCACCACGAGgcgagtggctgagtggttagcgtgccggcgtgtTCGGCTGCGGGTTCAAGTCCTGCCCACCGCcacagctgagatttttcagtcaccgctgagtggcccaagactacccacatgctgtcctgaagaccacctaccaacccaTACTCTAGGTTCtttctctaaagagaggctcaaagatgatgggggcagcatgagccaagaaaaaggCGCCatttaaaacacttgcctgcgccataacgggttggagccgaccatcaggccccaccaagtaagcctaccggcgccataggcccaaaccacaataaataaataaattagttaaattaaaagattaaaaaaaatgttttgttTTATGCAATGCCGCCTCTGATATTGTCTCTCTGTTGCACCCAGTCCTTCCTAAAGGCTGTGTTTCGCAAGAAGGGCGGGAGGATCGAGCCTCGTGCAAACATTTGTCTATACGAGACCATCCCTTTGAGTCTTGGCTTGGCGGACGGACGcgaacaaatacaaatacaaataacacaaatacaTGAGTGCGCAATTTATTTATACAGTGGAAACTTGCTCTTTCTGGCTTTTACATCCACTGAGTGTGAGGGATTTGCATCTTATTGTCGTGGTAAACTTGTAAatcatgatgatgataataacaataatgattaaGATCTTCAACTTCATATGGGGCCGTTGTTCAGGTCGTGCCGTCTCTATTTACTCCTGTCGCTCACGTCCTGTTTCTCCAATTTCATCGCTGTCAggtcttaataataataataataataataataataataataataataataataataataataataataataataataataataatgacagaaatAATTAGCATAATACTAAGATAAATAAGCACGATAGCGGTATCTTCTACAAACTCTCGTCACTGTAGTTACCCATAAATAACGAACCTTTATGAGCCACTTATTACAGAAAATCGCCGTTTAATAAAAGTTTCATGTCCTCGTTAGCCACTTGGACACGAACCAAACCAACAATTACCTTCACATCACACCTGGTGGCCgcgagaagagggagggagggagggagggaaagcttaAGGTCACGCTGCGCTAAACTGGTAGCAACGATATTTACGCGTCAGTCAAGGGCGTTGCGGCGGGCCTCTCCGTCACGTTGACAGCGAGGGAGACAGCGAAGACAAAGGTCACGGCGCCGGACCACTGATGCTCATCATTCATTCAAGACTTTCTCCTTCAGGaacaccaccccccccccctacacacacacacacacacacacacacacacacacacacacacacacacacacacacacaccacgctaaCCCGTTGGTTGCCACTACAATGCGTCTCTATCCTCCGCCCTTTGTAATGATTGAAGTACCTGatatcagaatatatatatatatatatatatatatatatatatatatatatatatatatatatatatatatatatatatatatatatatatatatatatatatatatatatatatatatatatatatatatatatatatatatatatatatatatatatatatatacagtttcaTTTCATTATGCTTGTTTTTTGTAACTATGTACTTGTTGAACAATTTAACGTCTTACCTGAACATTAATCCCTCATTTTACATAGGCATTTCATGCACCACCGTGCTATAAtggttagcacgcctagctaTGAATCTGCCGGTCCTGATTCGAGAATGACCTTGGCAGTTGGCCCCACTCAGCTCTTCACCCTCCCTATCCGGCTGGTCGATAGGtgggtacctggagaaacctgggtATGACAGAATGTGGTAACTCAGATGTCCCACTGGCCCTGTGGCCCGTGTGTTTTCACCCTCCGCAGCCTCCGGGACTGAGGTGACGCTGATGAGCGCCGACGTAACACGCAGCTGTAGAGTATGCCCCTTACTTTACTTATAGTTTGCCTACTTTTTACCACTGTTTGAAAAAAATATTTtagctttactttttttataGAGTGACTGCTTAGTCAGTTTGTTCAGCAGGTAACACTGACTGAAGAACCAACTCGTACCTGGCAGAGCCTTGAAACATGTCATGAACACAACTTGTTCCAGTATCAAAAATGTATTattgaatgaatggatgaatagatTAAtcgataaatacaaataaataaataacaaatataaGTAAAATCAACATGAGTAATTTTTGATGAGTAAATACAAGACTAAGTCCTGAGGTAAAGAGGCAACTAGAGGAACAGTGAATCACATGTTGACTGTTGAGGCGTCTCGTTGCCCTGGACACAAAATCGTCATGATTCTCCTCACCAATTAGTGCTCCTTCTCGCTTCCTGCTTTATGTCCCCTTCTCTTGCTCTCTACTCTACCCCTGCTCCTCCacttgcttcccttcttcctcactttatAGCCCCAGAATATTTTACATCCAAAGTCACCTTCTCAACCGATAGTGTTCATCCATCTACTCACCCGTCCTCTTATCATCCGCTTAGAAACTGTCTAATCTACGCCTGCTTCTAATGTGTTATGCGACAGAGATGAGTACAGCagccacgcgcagttatagcgTATGAACCTAGCTTTTCCTTTACCTACTTCCCACTTttgctccctttctccttctcgaAGCCCAGAACCTCTTACATATACACTTAACTCCTTCCTAGTTTGCCATTCTCGCTAACATCCTCTTCAAACTACATAACAGTCCCCCGCCAACTATCGCCCTTGGATCGCACAAGTTTTATGGATCTTTGCATAAGCTATTCCGCTGTGTCAAGGATGATGTTTACCGCCGAGCCTGAATATTGCATTAAGCGGATCTCTTATGTATCACTTAGCGCGCCTAGCCTTGAGAAAATTCCGGCCGCTGGCGTCGTGAACCATGCAACGCGAAGACTGGAGATTGTTTCTGATGGCTGGATTCCTTCTGTCGAGCCTCGTGCCACGTGTCCATTGTGTGTCAGGAAGTGGACGCCTTAACACACAGGACATTGCACCAACATTGCGACTCACTTGCATGCCCATGAATTGTGCATCAGCGACCATTCTAGCGGTAATCACTGAGGGTCGATGTGCAAACTTGGTGAAGTGCGAAGGATGTTAAGACTCGCTGGCTCGTTTAATATCACGTTTAGTATCACTTGCACAAGAGCTGaattcttgcttttttctttgaGATACTGCTGTGTCAGTGGTCATCATACATCATTTAACCCATGGTTGGTAATCATTTTAAAGGAGGCTGGGTCGTGGAGTGTGAATAGCAAAattaaaaatagtaataatattaaggCTGCACAGGACTTATGCCCCTTTGTATATGAATAGATAGAGAAATGTTACAGGAAATCCCCGAAGAGTTTCGTCACACGCGTTACTCGGAAAAATTAAGAAATAGCTAGATGAATCTCATAGAGAGTACGGTAAAGAATGGATCTGCTTCAAGAACAGAGACGTAAGAGGTATTGATGAATAAGTAAACAGATCAATATAGATATAAATAATTGCGGAGATCATTCAAACGTATTGTCGATATCAATATGAGGAGGTTGGAAgtggaaagagacagacagacagacacatacacagacaagcaGAGAGGGACTCATACATAAATCCATATGTACATTTTGAACAAGAAATCTCACAGCACCAACTTGTAGAACAAATCTATTGCAAATACTTCGAGCGTCGCAGCCGAAATTATTGACGCGCCGCGAACCAAGACAGAAATGTGTCCTTGTGTGCCTGAAAGTAGGAGGCGTCCAGCACCACGaatgatgatgtttttttttacagtaaagggagtagctcaagggcagaaaaataaCTGAGAGAACAAAGCccgctaatctttttttttttttttacgttttggcctattgcgccggtaggcttcttcccggtggatcctgaattcctgatggtcggtccaaggcttcttccaggtggggcctgatggttggcccagcccgttctggcgcaggcgagtgtttatagtggcgccatcttgcattggctcatgctgccctcccggaactcatctttaatcctagaatctagagtccgggttgataggtggtcttctggacagcatgtgggtagttttaaaacactcggcggcggctaaaaaaatcccagcttggtggcaccggtcggggattgaactcgcgtcctcctgaacgcggggccgttcTGCTatcgttcagccaccgcctccccataaaaaGGAGgtgccaaaaaagaggtcagtatcgggtggagaagtgtctcgATATTCTCTtgttgatgataataatgatgataatgatgaaaaaatgatcgtaatagtaataataacaaaaatagtaaatatcattgattactactactactagtactactactactactactactactactaccaccactaccaccattactactactactactactactgctactaccgttactactaccgttactactaccactactactactactactactactactactactactactactactactactattattataccaataataataataataataataataataataataacggctATAGCAataagtgataataatagtaacgatgatgaaaattagataaataaaataatagtgattaatattataattacaataacaacaaaaaatatagtaataataaagataacgttaatgacaaaaacagcaacagctacgaaaaaaaaaataaccattaATTTTCAAACCCCCACAAACTGCACTGAAATACGTCCTCCCGTGACCCATCAACCATCCCATCATTTTTTGTTTAGCCTTCACTCTTCCGCCCCAACGAGAAACAGTGAAGAGCAGCCACAACAAAAACAGACCGTGCCCGTGATTGCCTCCGTGCACCGTCTCCCGAGGTGGTGCAGGAGGCCTTCACGCTGAGGCTGTCGTCATGGCTGGGGGAGTGTTGTCTTGCTTAGGTGATAGTTCCGGTCGCCTTGCCTACACACGcaccccaaaaatatatatatgtaaaaaaggtTCAGCTATAAGCCACGTGTACGTTTTTGCTGTTTGTTCGGTTTATATTCGCACAAACTTTTCCTTGAGCtgacctccttttttttatttctctttgactattgttctttttttatttcttcttcgtcgtcctcaTCGTGTTCGTCATTATCTGTTCCACTGccatcattactttttttttggcaTGAATACTGTCTGtttgttcttaattttctttatattGACATTGCCGTTGTTAATATTGATAGTAttgccattattatcattattattattattattattattattattattattattattattattattattattatcgttatcattactGTCATGATTACTATAAAGGGTtgcagttttagtagtagtagtagtagtagtaatggcagtagtagtagtggcagtagcagtaacagtagtagtagtagtagtagtagtagtagtagtagatatggcgatgatattgatggtggtaatagtagcaCTTTCTTTGCGTGTGATCTTTATGGACAGTGACAGTTGTGATTCATTTTCCGTCAGTGTTGCTtcggaga
The DNA window shown above is from Eriocheir sinensis breed Jianghai 21 chromosome 3, ASM2467909v1, whole genome shotgun sequence and carries:
- the LOC127005654 gene encoding kyphoscoliosis peptidase-like isoform X4 produces the protein MCKLRQHEVRITEVPWVQVMEAGVQTEAVAEEDLDLDLSNLEDRETQTLPQNPTFFQLNRTDAFVQTDYRYLPLLTAPPRPSTSFPVKLVDKGTQTEVTTSTVSTQTEVQYLVLPDLVPRQDSVPEQQQHVHEEEEDAEEEEEEEEEEEEEIEEDIEEEIGEEVLLSDASSGPSVSGLGSALPRPLAQQIRRDTITPLLPTSPPPSPEHPLSRPFDGKAAQRPADKHWKHLRRICDATKRFYESPAHARFLRTRRVMVDASVQTDNDILTDEAPQFAARPPNSTKALLLEGEDFTDIDVHVLTTPDEVTTDVTQLVHHLCSKAASDLHRLRALFRWVTENVRYDWKYTEKNQTAEEVLGSRAGVSRDYVTLLMALCHVAGLRVKRIHGYVRGRDYKPGRLFEPDRDPRHAWMAVFLYGSWRFLDPTLSAGYTSAHGKFIPHPHDHYFLTDPKQMAFTHLPYDTQEQDYDRWQLLDDPLSLDEFNVLPKVLPEFWSCGLRLHRPRHNPVVFRNQTEVTLAASSLIRYKYKFFPADQDAESCINQWVFCTLKEGGGVGSFMVLPPESATYILKIYAGPEQMLEDTESTLDHVVSFLLVCEKARRYPVPWPLHDVAWGPSPRLYQCGLDPINQAGPVIVTWGGKKVVYFEKAIDVMLMFQVFDAEGKQLELKGILGREETEEQLRLVIMPPGIGYFKLLVYGIPRPQVGSAVVRGRWSLPLLASYLIECKMSLRSHSNEARTPAKKGKTKKRMAMMVRR